From a single Azospirillum fermentarium genomic region:
- a CDS encoding helix-turn-helix domain-containing protein translates to MPVPHSRFDTRSTPAALAHDRWRALIGVLFDAQPVMEGEHGFSVQLDAWRVDDVGLALMTASPHRFSRSRAKISRDGMDGYLLQFYTAGESRDWGGDYAAGAGDLYVIDMAQPVSTLTTRHSHIDIVVPRRRLAEQLRTPDQCHERVLPAGLPLVTLLRDMALSYLRQLPFLSAADASAALTPLIGLAAAAINGTAGDDHATAVRTGLFVQIRRFIDNRLLDPGLSVDLILVRFGLSRRSLYRLFEPVGGVDAYIKKRRLAMAQRALKDPANSALSIADIATMHGFASAEHFTRSFRGAFGVTPREMRFYAPAESGGGTADIPDAAWSRWIAEIGR, encoded by the coding sequence GTGCCGGTTCCACATTCACGATTCGACACGCGCAGCACCCCCGCCGCGCTTGCCCACGACCGATGGCGCGCCCTGATCGGCGTTCTGTTCGATGCCCAGCCGGTCATGGAGGGGGAGCACGGCTTTTCCGTCCAGCTCGACGCCTGGCGGGTTGACGATGTGGGGCTGGCGCTCATGACCGCATCGCCCCACCGCTTCAGCCGGTCGCGGGCCAAGATTTCCCGCGACGGTATGGACGGGTATCTGCTGCAATTCTACACCGCGGGCGAAAGCCGGGACTGGGGCGGGGATTACGCGGCGGGGGCCGGCGATCTGTATGTGATCGACATGGCCCAGCCGGTATCAACCCTGACCACCCGCCATTCCCACATCGACATCGTGGTGCCGCGGCGGCGGCTGGCGGAACAGCTTCGCACCCCGGACCAGTGCCATGAGCGGGTTCTGCCCGCCGGCCTGCCGCTCGTCACCCTGCTGCGCGACATGGCGCTGAGCTATCTGCGGCAACTGCCGTTCCTGTCGGCGGCCGATGCGTCCGCGGCCCTCACCCCCCTGATCGGGCTTGCCGCCGCCGCGATCAACGGCACCGCCGGGGACGATCACGCCACGGCGGTGAGGACCGGCCTCTTCGTACAGATCCGGCGCTTCATCGACAACCGGCTTCTCGACCCCGGCCTGTCGGTGGACCTCATCCTCGTCAGGTTCGGCCTGTCGCGGCGCAGCCTGTACCGGCTGTTCGAACCGGTGGGCGGCGTGGACGCCTATATCAAGAAACGCCGGCTGGCCATGGCGCAGCGCGCCCTGAAAGACCCTGCCAACAGTGCATTGTCGATCGCCGACATCGCAACCATGCACGGCTTCGCCAGCGCCGAGCATTTCACGCGGAGCTTCCGCGGCGCATTCGGCGTGACCCCGCGCGAAATGCGGTTCTACGCCCCCGCCGAATCGGGGGGCGGCACCGCCGACATCCCCGATGCCGCGTGGTCCCGCTGGATCGCCGAGATCGGGCGCTGA
- a CDS encoding glycosyltransferase family 39 protein encodes MNHLPSRSITETAPVTARTAPAAVIPWDGLARLLLFGLFVLALLTFRDYSISIDEEVQHIYGKKLLAYYLSGFTDKSAFVFKDLFYYGGLFDLTVASLLPISPFSEYDTRHLLCALVGVLGVGGTWRLARLLAGPRAGFIAAVLLTLSGVYYGAMFNNTKDVPFAAGTVWSLYFATRILDQLPRPRLSAVLKFGLVFGMTLAIRVGGVLVAGYLGLALLAAWAVVWRNEGRTRALSDAGRGIVALLPSIPVALGVMALFWPWVVQEPGNILKAVQTFSHFPLNIETLFNGQLVQAKSPPALYLPVYLLIKLPEVVLAGLLIAIGIGVSWLVRRPCYYTCGWQATVRKLPTILAAILPVVLFMLMRPTVYNGVRHFLFTVPPLVVFAAIGLDGAWRMAERAGARIAQAFAAAAVGICVVGGWHLGAMHPNEYVYFNSLVGGTRGAEGRFELDYWGNSVLESVKQLQAFIEMENGGHPPERTYTLVVCGNALAARYELPPWLKLVNGIEPLWREADFFIAFTQDRICPTLLDGHPILEVTADDVPLSIVRDRRPKDQDDQPDQPDQPSR; translated from the coding sequence GTGAACCATCTGCCGTCCCGTTCCATCACCGAAACGGCGCCGGTGACCGCGCGCACCGCCCCGGCCGCCGTCATCCCCTGGGATGGGCTGGCGCGGCTGTTGCTGTTCGGGCTGTTCGTGCTGGCGCTGCTGACCTTCCGCGATTACAGCATCAGCATCGACGAAGAGGTCCAGCACATCTACGGCAAGAAGCTGCTGGCCTATTACCTCAGCGGCTTCACCGATAAATCGGCCTTCGTCTTCAAGGATCTGTTCTATTACGGCGGGCTGTTCGACCTGACCGTGGCGTCGCTGCTGCCCATCTCGCCGTTCAGCGAGTACGACACCCGCCACCTGCTGTGCGCGCTGGTGGGGGTGCTGGGCGTCGGCGGCACATGGCGGCTGGCGCGGCTGTTGGCAGGACCGCGGGCGGGGTTCATCGCCGCGGTCCTGCTGACGCTGTCGGGCGTCTATTACGGCGCCATGTTCAACAACACCAAGGACGTGCCGTTCGCCGCCGGCACCGTGTGGTCGCTCTATTTCGCCACGCGGATTCTCGATCAATTGCCCCGCCCGCGGCTGTCGGCGGTGCTGAAATTCGGCCTTGTCTTCGGCATGACGCTGGCCATCCGCGTGGGCGGGGTGCTGGTGGCGGGGTATCTGGGGCTGGCGCTGCTGGCCGCGTGGGCCGTGGTCTGGCGCAACGAGGGGCGCACCCGCGCGCTCAGCGACGCCGGGCGGGGCATCGTGGCGCTGCTGCCGTCGATCCCGGTGGCGCTGGGGGTGATGGCCCTGTTCTGGCCGTGGGTGGTGCAGGAGCCGGGGAACATCCTGAAGGCGGTTCAGACCTTCTCCCACTTCCCCCTGAACATCGAGACGCTGTTCAACGGCCAGTTGGTGCAGGCGAAAAGCCCGCCGGCGCTTTATCTGCCCGTCTATCTGCTGATCAAGCTGCCGGAAGTGGTGCTGGCCGGCCTGCTGATCGCGATTGGCATCGGCGTATCGTGGCTGGTCCGGCGCCCGTGCTATTACACCTGCGGCTGGCAGGCGACGGTGCGCAAGCTGCCCACCATTCTGGCGGCCATCCTGCCGGTGGTGCTGTTCATGCTGATGCGGCCCACGGTGTACAACGGGGTGCGCCATTTCCTGTTCACCGTGCCGCCGCTGGTGGTGTTCGCCGCCATCGGGCTGGACGGGGCGTGGCGGATGGCCGAACGGGCCGGCGCCCGGATCGCCCAGGCGTTCGCCGCCGCCGCCGTCGGCATCTGCGTGGTGGGGGGCTGGCATCTGGGGGCGATGCACCCCAACGAATACGTCTATTTCAACAGCCTGGTCGGCGGCACCCGCGGGGCCGAGGGGCGGTTCGAGTTGGATTACTGGGGCAATTCGGTGCTGGAATCGGTCAAGCAGCTCCAGGCCTTCATCGAGATGGAGAATGGTGGCCACCCGCCCGAACGCACCTACACCCTGGTGGTGTGCGGCAACGCGCTGGCCGCGCGTTACGAGCTTCCCCCCTGGCTCAAGCTGGTCAACGGCATCGAGCCGCTGTGGCGGGAGGCGGATTTCTTCATCGCCTTCACGCAGGACCGCATCTGTCCCACCCTGCTGGACGGCCACCCGATCCTGGAGGTGACCGCCGACGACGTACCCCTGTCCATCGTCCGCGACCGCCGGCCCAAGGATCAGGACGACCAGCCCGATCAGCCGGACCAGCCCAGCCGCTGA
- a CDS encoding GNAT family N-acetyltransferase, whose translation MNTVTVVPLAPEHEAAWRRLYHGYRGFYKNPQDDAVLDRLWGWLLDPAHPMEGLVAVRDGVPVGLAHVCATPSPIRAADIGFLNDLFVDPDIRGGRVGEVLLAAVADLARARGWPLVRWITADDNYRARTLYDRVAVKAGWNTYEMKTV comes from the coding sequence ATGAACACCGTCACCGTCGTCCCCCTGGCCCCGGAGCACGAGGCGGCGTGGCGCCGGCTCTACCACGGCTACCGCGGCTTTTATAAGAACCCGCAGGACGACGCGGTTCTGGACCGGCTGTGGGGCTGGCTGCTGGACCCGGCCCACCCCATGGAAGGGCTGGTGGCGGTGCGCGATGGCGTGCCGGTGGGTCTGGCCCATGTGTGCGCCACCCCCTCCCCCATCCGGGCGGCGGACATCGGCTTTCTCAACGACCTGTTCGTGGACCCGGACATCCGCGGCGGCCGTGTGGGCGAGGTGCTGTTGGCCGCCGTCGCCGATCTGGCCCGCGCCCGCGGCTGGCCGCTGGTGCGGTGGATCACCGCCGACGACAACTACCGCGCCCGCACCCTGTACGACCGCGTGGCGGTCAAGGCGGGGTGGAACACCTATGAGATGAAGACGGTCTAG
- a CDS encoding haloacid dehalogenase-like hydrolase: MSRPTIIFDYDLTLSPGESLADVIGLAIDSHRDGAELRRRFDDLQGRWQEGPRTPADLLTAFRLVRAIRRSHIDAYVDTRRRLPDDLGHVFDELRRRGVRLHIVSSAYRDWLLPIGRAWGFSDHEIHARYHLGWFGGAAHPLTVGHLLRSASKGRIIETLLRDGAAGRPLIVVGDSAEDLRAARHVAADGFVAAGYYAASPVDPPALPGVAVQRVGCRDALPATLLAAVARP; the protein is encoded by the coding sequence ATGAGCCGGCCCACGATCATCTTTGACTACGACCTCACGCTGTCTCCGGGGGAAAGCCTGGCCGATGTGATCGGTCTGGCCATCGACAGCCATCGGGACGGGGCGGAACTGCGCCGGCGTTTCGACGACCTGCAGGGGCGGTGGCAGGAGGGGCCACGCACCCCCGCCGACCTTCTCACCGCCTTCCGGCTGGTCAGGGCGATCCGGCGGTCCCACATCGACGCCTATGTGGACACGCGCCGCCGGTTGCCGGACGATCTCGGCCATGTGTTCGACGAGCTTCGCCGCCGTGGTGTCCGCCTGCACATCGTCTCGTCGGCCTACCGGGACTGGCTCCTCCCCATCGGGCGCGCCTGGGGGTTTTCCGATCACGAGATCCATGCCCGGTACCATCTCGGGTGGTTCGGCGGGGCGGCCCATCCCCTCACCGTGGGCCACCTCCTGCGGTCCGCGTCGAAAGGCCGGATCATCGAGACCCTGCTGCGCGATGGCGCGGCGGGGCGCCCGCTGATCGTCGTCGGCGATTCCGCCGAGGATCTCCGCGCGGCCCGGCATGTGGCCGCCGACGGCTTTGTGGCCGCCGGCTATTACGCGGCCAGCCCGGTCGATCCCCCGGCTCTGCCGGGCGTTGCCGTCCAACGGGTGGGCTGCCGGGACGCTCTCCCCGCCACCCTTCTGGCGGCTGTGGCCCGCCCGTGA
- a CDS encoding alpha-hydroxy acid oxidase, which produces MIPAGIATASDYEAPARDRMGENAWAYIAGGAGDERTLRRNAAAFDDRVLINRALPAVRDVDTRVTLFGHTLAHPILLAPAALHTLVHPEGEVATVLGAGALGAAAVISTQAGRTLEEIAAHAAAPLWFQLYIHADRGFTAHLVRRAEAAGYGALVVTVDAPVSLRPREQRAGFRLPPGVEAVNLRGEPPAPAFDDERAALRHLLAVAARWEDIAWLKTITRLPVLVKGVMHADDAERALAHGVDGIVVSNHGGRVLDGVPATVEALPAVAARVAGRVPLLLDGGIRRGTDVLKALALGAAAVMVGRPYLYALAVAGPVGVAHLLKILRTELDIAMVLTGCGSLKEIGEEVFWR; this is translated from the coding sequence ATGATCCCCGCCGGCATCGCCACCGCATCCGATTACGAGGCCCCGGCGCGGGACCGGATGGGGGAGAATGCGTGGGCCTACATCGCCGGCGGCGCTGGGGACGAACGGACCCTGCGCCGCAACGCCGCGGCCTTCGACGACCGGGTGCTCATCAACCGCGCGCTGCCCGCTGTGCGCGACGTGGACACCCGCGTCACCCTGTTCGGCCACACCCTGGCCCACCCCATCCTGCTGGCCCCCGCCGCCCTCCACACGCTGGTGCATCCCGAGGGGGAGGTGGCGACGGTGCTCGGCGCCGGGGCGCTGGGGGCCGCTGCCGTCATCAGCACCCAGGCGGGCCGTACGCTGGAGGAGATCGCCGCCCACGCCGCCGCCCCGCTGTGGTTCCAGCTCTATATCCACGCCGACCGCGGCTTCACCGCCCATCTGGTGCGGCGGGCGGAGGCTGCCGGTTACGGCGCGCTGGTGGTGACGGTGGACGCGCCGGTGTCCCTGCGCCCGCGCGAGCAGCGGGCGGGGTTCCGTCTCCCGCCGGGGGTGGAGGCGGTGAACCTGCGCGGCGAGCCGCCGGCCCCCGCCTTCGACGACGAGCGCGCGGCCCTGCGCCACCTGCTGGCCGTGGCCGCGCGGTGGGAGGACATTGCGTGGCTGAAGACCATCACCCGCCTGCCGGTGCTGGTAAAGGGGGTGATGCACGCCGACGATGCCGAGCGGGCGCTGGCCCACGGGGTTGACGGCATCGTGGTCTCCAACCACGGGGGCCGCGTGCTGGACGGCGTTCCCGCCACCGTCGAGGCGCTGCCGGCGGTGGCGGCACGGGTGGCGGGCCGTGTGCCCCTGCTGCTGGACGGCGGCATCCGCCGCGGCACCGACGTGCTGAAGGCGCTGGCGCTGGGTGCGGCCGCGGTGATGGTGGGGCGGCCCTACCTCTATGCCCTGGCGGTGGCCGGGCCGGTGGGGGTGGCCCACCTGCTGAAGATCCTGCGCACCGAACTGGACATCGCCATGGTGCTGACCGGGTGCGGGAGTTTGAAGGAGATCGGGGAAGAGGTGTTCTGGCGCTGA
- a CDS encoding lysophospholipid acyltransferase family protein has translation MLHISDICDNNSPEIANPLFWFYCPFGIVVLVIRLFIIASFVFFSVVTPPEWRRVSFPVLRWLLGIRVGLNRTKRAIGQEIGRTVVAVNHVSVIDYWVTPEIGHPVVVSGTALRRENRLDPIIFKTMELVSGVRFLPARDARGIAALLERWRLKKEATTLYVPAEMTINNGRGLFRFNPTLLSRGFPVVPMALTITTCLGLVPHPLMSGGLATMLRLLMLPRVRFAVAYLPAQHRAPGEAPQHFADRIQRMIADHLGIPATAFTVEDKRLYRNAKSSGARVS, from the coding sequence ATGCTGCATATCTCCGACATTTGCGACAATAATAGCCCGGAAATCGCCAATCCTCTGTTCTGGTTCTATTGCCCGTTCGGCATCGTCGTTCTCGTCATCCGGTTGTTTATCATTGCCTCCTTCGTCTTCTTTTCCGTTGTGACACCACCGGAATGGCGGCGCGTGTCGTTCCCGGTCCTGCGGTGGCTTCTGGGGATCCGCGTCGGGCTGAACCGGACGAAGCGTGCGATCGGGCAGGAGATCGGGCGCACGGTCGTCGCGGTCAACCACGTGTCCGTCATCGACTATTGGGTCACGCCCGAGATCGGGCATCCGGTCGTGGTGAGCGGCACGGCCCTACGGCGGGAAAACCGCCTCGATCCCATCATCTTCAAGACGATGGAGCTTGTTTCGGGCGTACGCTTCCTGCCGGCGCGCGACGCGCGGGGGATTGCGGCGTTGCTGGAGCGGTGGCGGCTGAAAAAGGAGGCGACCACCCTCTACGTCCCGGCGGAGATGACGATCAACAACGGCAGGGGACTGTTCCGGTTCAACCCGACGCTGCTGTCCCGCGGTTTCCCCGTCGTGCCCATGGCCTTGACCATCACCACGTGCCTGGGCCTCGTGCCGCACCCGTTGATGTCCGGGGGGCTGGCGACGATGCTGCGCCTGCTGATGCTGCCGCGGGTCCGCTTCGCGGTGGCTTATCTACCGGCACAGCACCGCGCGCCGGGGGAGGCCCCCCAGCACTTCGCCGACCGCATCCAACGCATGATCGCGGACCATCTGGGGATTCCCGCCACAGCCTTCACGGTCGAGGACAAGCGCCTCTACCGCAACGCCAAATCATCGGGAGCGCGTGTGTCATGA
- a CDS encoding NAD+ synthase: MTDRSIPARLSIALAQTNPTVGNVTANAERVLAARAEAAARGADLVVYTELVLSGYPPEDLVLKPFFLDRVEKAVADLALATADGGPAMLVGAPWRQDGRVHNAALLLDGGTVAAVRLKHDLPNYGVFDEKRVFAAGPLPGPVNFRGVRLGVLICEDMWTPDVAEALAETGAEILVVPNGSPFEVGKHDQRVALAVARVTETGLPLIYVNQVGGQDELVFDGSSFVIDGDRSLKSLSPGFAEHLTLTRWARGADDRWTCAEGEMIPPAEGLEAVYSALVLGLRDYVNKNRFPGVILGLSGGIDSALSAAVAVDALGPDRVHGVMMPSPYTSQESLDDAAESAELLGCRIDTISIVPAMDAFGSMLAPAFAGRDPDITEENIQSRARGLTLMALSNKFGAMVLSTGNKSEVSVGYATLYGDMCGGYSVLKDVYKTMVFALSRWRNQHQPAGARGPGGCVVPERVLVKPPTAELKPNQTDQDSLPPYDVLDDILECLVERDMGIPDIIARGHPAETVNKVWRLLHIAEYKRRQACPGVKITPRLFGRDRRYPITNGFTNIV; the protein is encoded by the coding sequence ATGACCGACCGTTCCATTCCCGCCCGCCTGTCCATCGCGCTGGCCCAGACCAACCCCACCGTCGGCAACGTGACCGCGAACGCCGAACGGGTGCTGGCGGCCCGCGCCGAAGCCGCCGCCCGCGGCGCCGATCTGGTGGTCTACACCGAACTGGTGCTGTCCGGTTACCCGCCGGAAGATCTGGTGCTGAAGCCCTTCTTCCTCGACCGCGTGGAAAAGGCGGTGGCGGATCTGGCGCTCGCCACCGCCGATGGCGGTCCGGCCATGCTGGTGGGCGCCCCCTGGCGCCAGGACGGGCGGGTGCACAACGCCGCCCTGCTGCTGGACGGCGGCACGGTGGCCGCGGTGCGGCTGAAACACGACCTGCCCAATTACGGCGTGTTCGACGAAAAGCGGGTGTTCGCCGCCGGGCCGCTGCCGGGGCCGGTGAATTTCCGCGGCGTGCGTCTGGGCGTGCTGATCTGCGAGGACATGTGGACCCCCGACGTGGCCGAGGCGCTGGCCGAAACCGGGGCCGAGATCCTGGTGGTCCCCAACGGCAGCCCGTTCGAGGTGGGCAAGCATGACCAGCGGGTGGCGCTGGCCGTGGCGCGGGTGACCGAAACCGGCCTGCCGTTGATCTACGTCAACCAAGTGGGTGGACAGGACGAGCTGGTGTTCGACGGTTCCTCCTTCGTCATCGACGGGGACCGGTCGTTGAAGTCCCTGTCCCCCGGCTTCGCCGAGCACCTAACCCTGACCCGGTGGGCGCGCGGGGCCGACGACCGCTGGACCTGTGCGGAGGGCGAGATGATCCCCCCGGCGGAGGGGCTGGAGGCCGTCTACAGCGCGCTGGTGCTGGGCCTGCGCGATTACGTGAACAAGAACCGCTTCCCCGGCGTGATCCTGGGGCTGTCGGGCGGCATCGATTCGGCGCTGTCGGCGGCGGTGGCGGTGGACGCGCTGGGGCCTGACCGGGTGCACGGGGTGATGATGCCGTCCCCCTACACCTCGCAGGAGAGCTTGGACGACGCGGCGGAATCGGCGGAACTGCTGGGCTGCCGCATCGACACCATCTCCATCGTGCCGGCCATGGACGCGTTCGGGTCCATGCTGGCCCCGGCCTTCGCGGGCCGCGACCCCGACATCACCGAAGAGAACATCCAGTCCCGCGCCCGCGGCCTGACCCTGATGGCGCTGTCCAACAAGTTCGGCGCCATGGTGCTGTCCACCGGCAACAAGTCGGAGGTGTCGGTGGGTTACGCCACTCTCTACGGCGACATGTGCGGCGGCTATTCGGTGCTGAAGGACGTGTACAAGACCATGGTCTTCGCGCTGTCGCGCTGGCGCAACCAGCACCAGCCGGCGGGGGCGCGCGGCCCCGGCGGGTGCGTGGTGCCCGAGCGCGTGCTGGTGAAGCCGCCCACCGCCGAGCTGAAGCCCAACCAGACCGACCAGGACAGCCTGCCGCCCTATGACGTGCTGGACGACATTCTGGAATGTCTGGTGGAACGCGACATGGGCATCCCCGACATCATCGCCCGCGGCCACCCGGCGGAAACGGTGAACAAGGTCTGGCGCCTGCTGCACATCGCCGAGTACAAGCGCCGTCAGGCATGCCCGGGGGTGAAGATCACCCCCCGGCTGTTCGGGCGCGACCGGCGGTATCCCATCACCAATGGGTTCACCAACATCGTGTGA
- a CDS encoding glycosyltransferase family 2 protein codes for MNALTPPWPPSMTQSRERPVSAAPDAPRSHRGSRALLSVVIPFYNEGPNVDSLFARLIPVLETLDMDWEVVCVNDGSRDDTVPRLVAVNAREPRVKVVELSRNFGKELALSAGLAHTSGDAVVPMDADLQHPPELLPAFIAKWREGYDVVAAARHARVGQSLAHRIFARSFYWIFDNLSEVKLPREVGDFRLMDRRVVDVINRMPERTRFMKGIFAWVGFRQITIPYEQGERAGGDTKWGFLKLLRLSLDGLTAFSTFPLRVWSLLGLAVSGFAFLYIVVRLLRTLFHGVDVPGYESLIVSVLFMGGLQLITLGVIGDYLGRVFNEVKGRPLFVVRETYGFGRTPDPAAVSWDAPAPASPREDSTP; via the coding sequence ATGAACGCACTCACCCCACCTTGGCCCCCCTCCATGACCCAATCCCGTGAACGTCCCGTTTCGGCTGCGCCGGATGCGCCCCGCTCCCACCGCGGCAGCCGCGCGCTGCTGTCGGTGGTGATCCCCTTCTACAACGAAGGCCCCAACGTGGACTCCCTCTTCGCCCGGCTGATCCCCGTGCTGGAGACGCTGGACATGGACTGGGAGGTGGTGTGCGTCAACGACGGCAGCCGCGACGATACCGTGCCCCGTCTGGTCGCCGTCAACGCCCGCGAGCCGCGGGTGAAGGTGGTGGAGCTGTCGCGCAATTTCGGCAAGGAGCTGGCGCTGTCGGCGGGGCTGGCCCACACCTCGGGCGATGCGGTGGTGCCCATGGACGCCGATTTGCAGCACCCGCCCGAACTGCTGCCCGCCTTCATCGCCAAATGGCGCGAGGGGTACGACGTGGTGGCCGCCGCCCGTCACGCCCGCGTGGGCCAGAGTCTGGCCCACCGTATCTTCGCCCGCAGCTTCTACTGGATCTTCGACAATCTGTCGGAAGTGAAGCTGCCGCGGGAGGTGGGGGATTTCCGCCTGATGGACCGCCGGGTGGTGGACGTCATCAACCGCATGCCCGAACGCACCCGCTTCATGAAGGGCATCTTCGCCTGGGTCGGGTTCCGCCAGATCACCATCCCCTATGAACAGGGCGAACGGGCGGGCGGCGATACCAAATGGGGCTTCCTGAAGCTGCTGCGCCTGTCGCTGGACGGGCTGACCGCCTTCTCCACCTTCCCCTTGCGGGTGTGGAGCCTGCTTGGGCTGGCGGTGTCGGGCTTCGCCTTTCTCTACATCGTCGTGCGGCTGCTGCGCACCCTGTTCCACGGGGTGGACGTGCCGGGGTACGAATCGCTGATCGTGTCGGTGCTGTTCATGGGCGGGCTGCAGCTCATCACGCTCGGCGTCATCGGCGACTATCTGGGCCGGGTGTTCAACGAGGTGAAGGGCCGCCCGCTGTTCGTGGTGCGGGAAACCTATGGCTTCGGCCGCACCCCCGACCCCGCCGCCGTGTCGTGGGATGCCCCGGCCCCGGCATCCCCGCGTGAGGATTCCACGCCGTGA